From one Rhodovulum sp. ES.010 genomic stretch:
- a CDS encoding ligase-associated DNA damage response DEXH box helicase, protein MDLPDSFATWFAARGWSVHPHQKAMLERADAPALLLIAPTGGGKTLAGFLPSLAEIAANPAPGLHTLYISPLKALTADIGRNLRAPVDEMGLPVRIEDRTGDTSYTARRRQRADPPHILLTTPESLALLLSYEDAPRIFAGLQRVIVDEVHALAESKRGDQLMLGLARLSTLCPGLRRVGLSATVEDPPALARFVARHPDTCEILTADPGPAPDIAMLQTDAPPPWAGGGGRYAIPAVLQEVARHRTTLIFHNTRAQAELFFHDLWLANADGLPIAIHHGSLSRAARAKVEAAMAAGRLRAVVCTGSLDLGIDWGDVDLVIQVGAPKNVKRLVQRIGRANHRYNAPSKALLVPANRFEVVECVAALEAVHAHDLDGEPRGPGPGDVLCQHILATACAGPFEADTLYAEATTAGPYAALDRARFDACLDFAATGGYALRAYDRWQRLKREPDGRWGLRDPRAARRIRMNLGTIVEEETLKVRMKPARGGAPLGEVEEAFAATLTPGDTFLIGGQVVRYEGLREMVVEVSRTPGREPRIAVFAGTKFATSTRLSDRILGMFRRESWPELPTHTAEWLALQREVSRLPERDRLLVETFPHEGRAYLCIYGFAGRNAQQTLGLLVTQRMEAAGLAPLGFVSTDYATLIWGLDEVTAPADLLDSNGLRVAFEHWLAGNAVMKRTFRTSAVIAGLIERNLPGGRKTGRQATFSSDILYDTLMKYDPGHLMLEITREEAMKGLVDFGRIEGMLARIRGIDHVRRPRVTPLAAPLFLEAGRIPVQGAAEQRLIDEAADRLMAEAGLA, encoded by the coding sequence ATGGACTTGCCCGATTCCTTCGCTACCTGGTTCGCCGCCCGCGGCTGGTCGGTTCATCCGCATCAGAAGGCGATGCTGGAGCGCGCGGACGCGCCCGCGCTGCTGCTCATCGCGCCCACGGGCGGGGGCAAGACGCTTGCAGGATTCCTGCCGTCCCTGGCCGAAATCGCCGCGAATCCGGCGCCGGGCTTGCACACGCTCTACATCTCCCCGCTCAAGGCGCTCACCGCCGACATCGGCCGCAACCTGCGTGCCCCGGTCGACGAGATGGGCCTACCGGTGCGGATCGAGGACCGCACCGGCGACACCTCTTACACCGCCCGGCGGCGGCAACGGGCCGACCCGCCGCATATCCTGCTGACCACCCCCGAAAGCCTGGCGCTGCTGCTCAGCTACGAGGACGCGCCCCGCATCTTCGCCGGGCTGCAACGCGTCATCGTCGACGAGGTCCACGCGCTGGCGGAATCGAAGCGGGGCGATCAGTTGATGCTGGGGCTGGCGCGGCTTTCCACGCTTTGTCCGGGGCTTCGCCGCGTGGGGCTGTCGGCCACCGTCGAGGACCCGCCCGCGCTCGCGCGCTTCGTCGCCCGCCACCCCGACACTTGCGAGATCCTCACCGCCGATCCCGGCCCCGCCCCCGACATCGCGATGCTGCAGACCGATGCCCCGCCCCCCTGGGCCGGCGGCGGCGGGCGCTACGCGATTCCGGCGGTGCTGCAGGAAGTCGCCCGCCATCGCACCACGCTGATCTTTCACAACACGCGCGCCCAGGCGGAGTTGTTCTTTCACGACCTTTGGCTGGCGAACGCCGATGGCCTGCCCATCGCCATCCACCACGGCAGCCTGTCGCGCGCGGCCCGCGCGAAGGTGGAGGCGGCGATGGCGGCGGGCCGCCTGCGCGCGGTGGTGTGCACCGGCTCGCTCGACCTTGGCATCGACTGGGGCGACGTGGACCTGGTGATTCAGGTCGGCGCGCCGAAGAACGTCAAGCGCCTGGTCCAGCGCATCGGGCGCGCGAACCACCGCTACAACGCGCCGTCGAAGGCTTTGCTGGTGCCGGCCAACCGCTTCGAGGTGGTGGAATGCGTCGCCGCGCTGGAGGCGGTGCACGCGCACGATCTCGACGGCGAGCCGCGCGGACCCGGCCCCGGGGATGTGCTGTGTCAGCACATCCTGGCCACCGCCTGCGCGGGCCCGTTCGAGGCCGACACGCTCTATGCCGAGGCGACGACAGCGGGCCCCTATGCCGCGCTCGACCGCGCGCGCTTCGATGCCTGCCTCGACTTCGCGGCGACGGGCGGCTACGCGCTTCGGGCCTATGACCGCTGGCAGCGGCTCAAACGGGAGCCGGACGGCCGCTGGGGCCTGCGCGACCCCCGTGCGGCGCGCCGGATTCGCATGAACCTCGGCACGATCGTCGAGGAGGAAACGCTCAAGGTACGCATGAAACCCGCCCGCGGCGGCGCGCCCCTGGGCGAGGTGGAAGAGGCCTTCGCCGCGACACTCACCCCCGGCGACACGTTCCTGATCGGCGGGCAGGTGGTCCGCTACGAGGGCCTGCGCGAGATGGTGGTCGAGGTCAGTCGCACGCCCGGCCGCGAGCCCAGGATCGCCGTCTTCGCGGGCACCAAGTTCGCAACCTCCACCCGGCTCTCCGACCGCATCCTCGGCATGTTCCGCCGCGAAAGCTGGCCGGAGTTGCCCACACACACCGCCGAATGGCTGGCATTGCAGCGCGAGGTCTCGCGCCTGCCCGAGCGCGACCGGCTGCTGGTCGAGACCTTCCCGCACGAGGGGCGGGCGTACCTTTGCATCTACGGTTTCGCGGGGCGCAACGCGCAACAGACGCTCGGCCTTCTGGTGACGCAGCGGATGGAGGCCGCGGGGCTTGCGCCGCTGGGCTTCGTCTCGACCGATTACGCCACGCTGATCTGGGGTCTGGACGAGGTGACGGCGCCCGCGGACTTGCTGGATTCGAACGGGCTGCGGGTCGCTTTCGAGCATTGGCTGGCAGGCAACGCGGTCATGAAGCGCACGTTTCGAACATCCGCGGTAATCGCGGGCCTGATCGAGCGGAACCTGCCCGGCGGCCGCAAGACCGGGCGTCAGGCAACGTTTTCCTCGGACATCCTTTATGACACGCTGATGAAATACGACCCTGGGCACCTGATGCTCGAGATCACGCGGGAAGAGGCGATGAAGGGCCTGGTCGATTTCGGCCGGATCGAAGGTATGCTGGCCCGCATCCGCGGTATCGACCACGTCCGCCGCCCGCGGGTCACGCCGCTGGCCGCGCCGCTCTTCCTGGAGGCGGGGCGCATCCCCGTCCAGGGCGCGGCCGAACAACGGCTGATCGACGAGGCCGCGGACCGCCTGATGGCCGAAGCGGGCCTTGCCTGA
- the dtd gene encoding D-aminoacyl-tRNA deacylase gives MRALIQRVTEAAVRTEGETVGEIGPGLMILVCAMAGDTDAQAEKLAARIARMRIFPDEAGKMNLALLDTGCAALVVSQFTLAADTSRGNRPGFSAAAPPAEGERLYERFAAALAAQGVEVATGRFGADMKVALTNDGPVTIWIEA, from the coding sequence ATGAGGGCACTGATCCAGAGAGTCACCGAGGCCGCAGTACGAACCGAGGGCGAGACCGTCGGCGAGATCGGACCGGGGCTGATGATCCTCGTTTGCGCAATGGCGGGCGATACCGACGCGCAGGCCGAGAAGCTTGCCGCCCGGATCGCCCGGATGCGCATCTTTCCGGACGAGGCCGGCAAGATGAATCTTGCGTTGCTCGACACGGGCTGCGCGGCGCTGGTGGTCAGCCAGTTCACGCTGGCCGCCGACACCTCGCGCGGCAACCGCCCCGGATTCTCGGCCGCGGCGCCCCCGGCCGAGGGCGAAAGGCTTTACGAGCGGTTCGCCGCGGCGCTCGCCGCCCAAGGGGTCGAGGTCGCGACAGGGCGGTTCGGGGCCGACATGAAGGTCGCGCTGACCAATGACGGGCCAGTGACCATCTGGATCGAGGCCTAG
- a CDS encoding carbohydrate kinase: MILCAGEALIDMLPGRTGAGAEAFVPHPGGAVFNTAVALGRLGAPTGFFSGLSTDLFGERLAAGLAEATVDTRLCARSARPTTLAFVHLCDGQADYAFYDENTAGRMLTEADLPPLPDTVAALFCGGISLAVEPCGSAYEALMLRAAGSAPTMIDPNIRRGFAADETAYRARLARMIAAADIVKLSEEDLRWVEGPGAPEAQARALLDRGPRLVLLTRGAAGAQAFGAAAEARVAARPVRVVDTVGAGDTFNGGILAALHRMGALSKGRLEALTGDDLTEALGFATRAAAITVSRAGANPPREKDLA; the protein is encoded by the coding sequence ATGATCCTCTGCGCAGGAGAGGCCCTGATCGACATGCTGCCCGGCCGCACCGGGGCAGGCGCGGAGGCCTTCGTTCCGCACCCGGGCGGCGCGGTGTTCAACACCGCCGTCGCGCTGGGCAGGCTCGGAGCGCCCACGGGCTTTTTCTCGGGTCTTTCGACGGACCTGTTCGGAGAACGGCTCGCGGCGGGCCTGGCCGAGGCGACTGTCGATACCCGCCTGTGCGCACGCTCCGCCCGCCCTACGACGCTCGCTTTCGTCCACCTTTGCGACGGGCAGGCGGACTATGCCTTCTACGACGAGAACACGGCGGGGCGGATGCTGACCGAGGCCGACCTGCCCCCCCTGCCCGACACGGTCGCGGCGCTGTTCTGCGGCGGCATCTCGCTCGCGGTCGAGCCGTGCGGCAGCGCCTACGAGGCGCTGATGCTGCGGGCGGCGGGATCTGCGCCGACCATGATCGACCCGAACATCCGGCGCGGCTTCGCCGCCGACGAAACCGCCTATCGCGCGCGACTGGCACGGATGATCGCGGCGGCCGATATCGTCAAGCTCTCCGAAGAGGACCTGCGCTGGGTCGAGGGGCCGGGCGCGCCCGAGGCGCAGGCCCGCGCCCTGCTCGACCGGGGGCCACGGCTGGTGCTGCTGACCCGCGGTGCCGCCGGGGCGCAAGCCTTCGGCGCGGCGGCCGAGGCCCGGGTGGCCGCCCGCCCGGTCCGCGTGGTCGACACGGTCGGCGCGGGCGACACCTTCAACGGCGGCATCCTCGCCGCGCTGCACCGGATGGGCGCTCTGTCGAAAGGGCGGCTTGAAGCGCTGACCGGAGACGACCTGACCGAGGCGCTGGGCTTCGCCACCCGCGCCGCGGCGATCACGGTCAGCCGCGCCGGCGCCAACCCACCCCGGGAAAAGGATCTGGCATGA
- a CDS encoding Hsp20/alpha crystallin family protein — protein sequence MVEKSHSTGFWPSLYDPLRGLGTRVADWFAPASEASHDDGGYSIRMELPGVEEKDIEVSLDDGVVTVSGEKQSSREEKGETWYFSEREYGSFSRSFRLPPDADGEAVKASLKDGVLTISAGRKAPSEAKGGSSIPIEKG from the coding sequence ATGGTCGAGAAATCGCACAGCACCGGCTTCTGGCCGTCGCTCTACGATCCGCTCCGCGGGCTCGGGACGCGGGTCGCGGACTGGTTCGCCCCGGCCTCGGAGGCGTCGCACGACGATGGCGGCTACAGCATCCGGATGGAGTTGCCGGGCGTGGAGGAAAAGGACATCGAGGTATCGCTCGACGACGGGGTGGTGACCGTTTCGGGCGAGAAACAGTCCTCGCGCGAGGAAAAGGGCGAGACCTGGTATTTCAGCGAGCGCGAATACGGGTCGTTCTCGCGCAGCTTCCGGCTTCCGCCGGACGCGGATGGCGAGGCGGTGAAGGCATCGCTGAAGGATGGCGTGCTGACGATCAGCGCGGGCAGGAAGGCACCGTCGGAGGCGAAAGGGGGCAGTTCGATCCCGATCGAGAAGGGCTGA
- a CDS encoding TFIIB-type zinc finger domain-containing protein gives MSERVAPLPPEHRFPCGQCGADLRFAPGAGRLACDHCGNAQTIGDEGPWSGGIYELDFRAGLATALPNAEMEEARQLKCPNCGAEFEMGSDSHAGACPFCATPVVTDTGTRRRIKPKGVLPFALEERDAHKAMTDWLGRLWFAPSRLRDYARKGRKMDGIYVPYWTFDADTRSRYSGARGTVYYETHTVVRNGKRQRVKVQKVRWTPVSGRVARFFDDILVLASASLPKRFTDGLQPWDLSELDPYRPEYLAGFRAEGYTVGLEDGFREARAYMDRVIRRDVKFDIGGDRQQIGALETQVSDVTFKHVLLPVWLAAYKYRGRTYRFVVNGRTGRVQGERPWSAWKIALAVIVGLLLAGAVGYLVATGQQGQGAVIEIR, from the coding sequence ATGTCCGAACGCGTCGCGCCCCTGCCCCCGGAACACCGATTTCCCTGCGGCCAATGCGGGGCGGACCTGCGCTTTGCCCCCGGCGCGGGGCGGCTTGCCTGCGACCATTGCGGGAATGCGCAAACGATCGGCGACGAGGGGCCGTGGTCGGGCGGCATCTACGAACTCGATTTCCGGGCCGGGCTTGCGACGGCCTTGCCGAACGCGGAGATGGAGGAGGCCCGGCAGCTGAAATGCCCCAATTGCGGGGCGGAGTTCGAGATGGGCAGCGATTCCCATGCCGGGGCGTGCCCGTTCTGCGCCACCCCTGTCGTCACCGACACGGGCACCCGGCGCCGCATCAAGCCGAAAGGCGTTCTGCCCTTCGCGCTCGAGGAACGCGACGCCCACAAGGCGATGACCGACTGGCTGGGCCGGCTGTGGTTCGCCCCCTCGCGCCTGCGCGACTATGCCCGCAAGGGCCGCAAGATGGACGGCATCTACGTGCCCTACTGGACCTTCGACGCCGACACCCGCTCGCGCTACAGCGGGGCCCGCGGCACGGTCTACTACGAAACGCATACGGTGGTGCGGAACGGCAAGCGCCAACGGGTTAAGGTGCAGAAGGTACGCTGGACGCCGGTGTCCGGCCGCGTGGCGCGGTTCTTCGACGACATCCTGGTACTGGCCTCGGCCAGTCTGCCCAAACGCTTCACCGACGGGCTGCAGCCCTGGGACCTCTCGGAACTGGACCCCTACCGGCCGGAATATCTCGCCGGGTTCCGCGCCGAGGGCTACACCGTGGGGCTGGAGGACGGCTTTCGCGAGGCGCGCGCCTATATGGACCGGGTGATCCGCCGCGACGTGAAATTCGACATCGGCGGCGACCGCCAGCAGATCGGCGCGCTCGAGACGCAGGTCTCGGACGTGACCTTCAAGCACGTGCTGCTGCCGGTCTGGCTGGCCGCCTACAAGTATCGGGGCCGGACCTACCGCTTCGTCGTCAACGGGCGCACAGGGCGGGTGCAGGGCGAACGCCCTTGGTCGGCCTGGAAGATCGCGCTGGCGGTGATCGTCGGACTGCTCCTCGCCGGAGCGGTGGGCTATCTCGTGGCGACCGGGCAACAGGGCCAGGGCGCGGTGATCGAGATCCGGTAG